The genomic DNA GGAGTGCTATATCGGGCATTCTTGTCATGCACCGTGCGTCCAAAATACACTACGGATGCGTGGTGCTACGTAAGGCAAGCCTGTCCCTCTCGGGGAGCACGAAGAACTAGCCACAGGGGACACGAGATCTGTGGCTCCGGCAGGCAAGGGAAGGCAGGGAAGCCACACGCGAAGCCACACGCGTTGCTCGCATTAGTGGATCCTAGCAGGGGGCGGACAGGGAGCGATTGCGGTGGCGTCACCTCGACGATACAAGTCTTCGGATGTTCTCTGTGGCTCAGGGGCGATCGTTCATGCCGAAACGCTGAAAAAAGGTGTTCGCCGGGAACCCCCACCCAGAATAATTTGTGTCATTGCCCATGACTTcagtcgacggcggccggacTGCCAAAAGGAGTGGAAGATTACATTAGCAAGGAGCGAGCCGGCGGTGGCCTGTACGTATACTACACGTGTAAAGGAGTAGATGGGCGTTGTCGGGAATTCATGCACACGACGGGACGGACAGCGTCGATTCGTAGCCGGTACGACACCGGGCTGCGTGCACTGGCGAGCGATCAGTGTCGCGAGTACGAGACTCGGTTCAACCAGATCGTCCGAACGTGTGTGAGTAGACAAACTGAGGGTACGAAGCAGGTGACACATCCAGTGctcccccgtccccccctctgagaggagagaaagagagggaggccctctctcctccccctaTCGGATCGTCTGCCAAAACGGCGCTTGTCAAGCCTAACCCAGATGCTCTGTGCCCAACCAGCTGCGATGTTCAGGGGAGGCAGCAACACGGACGTGGACGGGCCAAGGGAGAacgcagagagagaggcattTTATTGATAATGTTCGGACGACACAAACCTGGACGGGGGGGCGGGCAGATGAAGATGGGCATGGGCAGGGGGGTTACGTACTACGCGGCAACGAagcaacaacgacaacgactGCTCCGTAGACCGTACACTACCTATCTAGTCTTGTGCGTCCTTGATTTCTTGTGCGGTGAGCCTCTTCTCCTGCGAGCGCTGTCGAAACGTAACGATTTGGGGCCGTGGAGCCCAGACCACATGCCATCCGGGAGTTGGACAGTGGGCACGGGGTGGCGATCACCATCGTGACAGCGAACAGCCGGTAGCACGTCCCACAGCGGTCGGGCAAAGGCCGGGGCGACTAGACAATGTACACCCGGCCGGCAGGGTTCAGGTTGGTTGGCAGTGCTCGAGTGCTTTGGGTTGGGCTTTCTTTACCTAGGGTGACAAACGTGCTATGGTGACAGCCGGACGACGGGCCGCATCGTCGGTCGCAGAGGGCAGCAGCTGACGAGAAGTGAAGCCCGAGAGCGACGGCGCGCACTTGttttgtcgtcgtcttcgtcaggGTCATGGTGTCGCTGTCGGGCCCTCCCTCGGCCGGTTGCTGTCAAATGACTGGCCAACGTCAAGGCAACGCGGCGGacgagaagaggggggggaggctgACGACGGACTGTGACAGGTGCCTTGCGAACGCCGTTCGTCGTTTCGTTCCCAGAGAGCGCTTAATGTCCCAAACGCCGAGGGGAGGGTCGTTGTGACGACGTCAAGTCTCCATGGTTGACATTCGACAAAGAGGAAACGACTGGTTCCGGCGTGTCTGGCCTGAGCTGtcctcactctctctctctctctctccccctttcctTGCTCCCTGCTTTGCCGCCCGATGAGGAAAGTAGAACAAACCAAAAAGCACGATGTGAAAATGCTGCCGAACACACAAACGATCAAAAAAGCTTAGCCCGCAACAACCAGGAACATCCATACAATTGCGATCCCTTCATATTTCCACCATCACACATCCGACAGGTGATGACTGAGGGTGCATCGATTCGCTGTCAATGGTCCTCAGGATGGAGGTGTCAATGTCCGAAAGGAGAAGAGGCGAGCTCGGAGTGTCGTGAAACTAGCCTTGTTTCACATCCTCGCTTCTGCCCAGGGGTTGTGGGCTCCAGCAGTGTCGTCTCCCTCTGTCTCCCAGAGAGAAGGGGATGGATTGGCCCCCAAGACCCTGCATGCACCACTACACTACACCATAACGTAGCATGTGCAATGAGCTGTTATCCACTAGCCTAGGGCTTCGACGACGATTAACGAGAGCGAAGGATGAAAAAGGCCTCGTTATGCGGATAGGAGGACTCACAGGGGGAGCTCGCGATGCCCCCTGACAAGCGAGAATGTGATTCCCTGTCAACGTTGTGTTGGTGGCCTTCCGCCCCTGCACTCGTACAGGAGGATCTACTGAAATGCCCCGCCTGTCCCCGATGTAGCGGAGATCCAGATGGGCAGGTCGCAGTGTCAGGGGGCTCTGCGGCCTCTGGTGTCCATCAATTTGGGAGGTCTCGGCACTGAGAGTGGGAGAGTGTAAGGAGAGGAGAATCAATCCGCTCACCgttccttttttttctctttctcttttctcccccccctctctcttccttggTTTCTTTTTTACATTAATCACACCTCTACGGGTTCAAACGTCCGTACGCATACACACGTGTAAAAGTCTCCACTACCACGCCAACACCTAAAGTACATTGCCACCACGGGTTCGCTAGGGAAGTGACTTATGACGTGTTAAGGGACATGTGGGCATCAGCCGCAGCAAACGGCTGTGCAGTCAAACAACGATGCTCCCACGATGTCCACGATGTCCACAGGCGGCCAAAAAGAGAGACAGCGAAAGAGAAACCCGCCCTCCCCACTCACAAACAGCCATGCTGGCGTTGCACAGCCCGAGGGACGTAGGGAGCGGGAATACCGAGGTCGATCCAAGAGCACAGGGAGCTGCGTGGTTGCCATCCCGAGAACTCAACTTAGTCTCTAATTTTTGGTTTTTGATTTTCTTCCTCAACGGGGATGACCCATCGCTGACTCGGGAGAATCACGTCGATCAGCGTGACTCTGCCCATAGCTTTCTTCACATGGAGCCACCTTGGCTGTGCCTCCTCGACTGACAATGCGTACAATGGGTGGAGGGATGGGGCCTGGACTAGGACGCTGCAATGTTGCTGTTTTGCCATTGTGTCTCTCGGTGTATCGGTGTGTCGGTGAGCTGGGGGTGGATAGGGCGGGCGCGTGCCAGTCTCGCCCCGGCTCCAGCTGCCCGTTTACAACACTTGTTTCTTCAGACAAGACATTCCGACAAACGGGTTGGCCCACAAACTGATGGTTGGCGCCCAAGAGCTCCTCTTGTCTTGGCCTGAGGTCGACTCTCCGTCCAATCCAGTCTCCGAGAAAAGGAATGTCATGGAACTCGGCAGCCCGATGAATCAACGAACCAGAAATTGGACATCGCCgcccctttcttcttcttgtcctgtGCCCCTTGCTCCTCAGGTCCTTGCCGAAAGCCGTGTGGGCTAGTTCAACGGCCCCTCCCCACCAGTCCGAGCCGTGACCCTGGAATTTTCTTCTCTTTGGATTCGTGTTCCTCTCACCCGCGCCATGCGTGCGCAACTCCCATTGGACTGTTCGGGCGGGAGAGGGCTAACAAtgcgacagcggcggcgacactATCAACAGCCAGTCCCCGGTCGTTACCGGGTCTtgaaccccctcccccttgcccCCCTTCAGCATTGTTCGTCCCCATCAGGAATGACTCCTATCGAAACCCCTGCGCACACCCAAACCGTTGACAGGGGCTCTCTCCCACTAGTCAACGACTCACGAGGTAAACGTCCGAAAAGGGCCAACTAGTTCTGGGAGCCAATGTGGTGAGGCAGGGATGCGCCGCACCGTGACGTATCTTTTCGGTTTTACGAGGGGTGGTTATGCGAGGGACCTGAGTGGCCGCCACCGAGGCCTTGGGTCAGCGAGGCCGCAGAAGCTGGCCGCTGGATCGCCATCCAGTCTCCGAATCCAAGGTTCAACATGTCCTGATTGGAGGCCGCCTGTTGCTAGAATGGGAGACGACGGTCTGGAATGGGCTGGGCCGTATTGAATCCGAAGGGCTCTGTCTCCCTTCCTTCGCCTTCTGGCGATTCGACCTCAGTCCAGTCAGTGCACACGGTAGTACGATCCAGCTGTCCTGTTGTGTGCAGTCAGTCAGCAACGGGAGCCGCGTTGCCGCTGTCTGTTTGCTGCTAAAGAAAGTCAAATACGGAGTAGTAGAGGTCGATGTCCTTGGCTTGGCGAGGCAACCCGCCAAATATCCGTATGGTGTACGGGATGACCgcagcgccagcgcctcctcCATTCTAGATTCGAGCGTCCAGGGAGGTGGTATACGTACGCTAATATAGTATGGACGAATGCTTTTAGCAAAGACGGTAACCAAGAAAACTTGCTACCAGGTGGTCTGCGGTATTACTGAGCATCTGCCTCTGTACCACAAtttgggatgggatggatggatggatggtaAGCTCGTCGTCCGTTTTCGACGCTCACCTTCCACCCACCACCGcctgctactgctgctgcatgcTGTGATCATCTCACACAGATGGTGCCTTGCAGtagtcgccgccgttgtggTGCTTCTTCTGTCTTGGAAGCTGCACCTCCAGCGCTTCTTAGTCCCTACCGCTACCCTCTAGTGGAGAGGAGCTAGAGGCTGCCATCAAACCGCCAAACGCAAACACAGCTCTTCTCCCGTCGCCCGCCCTCTCCCCAGCTGTAGAtacctactacctacctGACTATCTACTAAAAGCAATTAAGTACTTTGTAGTGTAAAGGATCGGTACGTATATGGTCTAGAGGCAGGGAACATTCGCGTTCTTCTCCGTTAGCGTGCTCCGAGCAGCCAATGGAACCCCATTCTTGGAcgggaaagggaagggatACGTACCGCGTTGTCTGGTGGGCCCTCCGAGCCCAGAATCCACAAACGTGCACCCATGCTCCCTGCCCCCTGTCACGGACCTCCTCCCACCATCCCCCTGGTGCCTTTCTCCTCGGTGGCACTTGTCTCTCTTCCCACATCGTCCTGGCCACTCAATCCTCTCTGGCGACCACAGCTCGAAAAACTCCTCACTAATCCCTCCCTATACCATGTCCGCTGGCTGTCAACCTCTGGTACACAGACACACGAGAGCCTAGTGCCCTAGAGGACAccctcccttctcccccgCCTTTGGCTGTCCTTGGCTCCTCCTTAGACCAGTTTAGTCAGGGGCATCCGCCTCTCTCGAAAAACACGCAGCGCAACGCACCATGCGCGCCTTGCTGCAAGGTCCCCGTCCCTCCATGTCCACTCACACCACACTCTCTCCTCTCAACTCACTCTCTCACGTCCACATGTCTCCCAAATACATGGATGGCATGGTCTTACCGTCTTAGTCTCGACCGCGAGGCCTTAGTGAAAGTCGACAGGAAGACGACAGGCCAGCTCTAGATGTTCCACGGTCCATGGACCACCgcacctccaccaccactccccctctctccatcGTCTTTTCTCACCCCTGCCCACTCACAAGAATGTTTAGTCCGGTCTTTTGTGCCATGTCGAAACAAGCCGAGGGGCACGTCTCCGGCCTATCACAGCCTCAAGCCCACGcttccccttcttcaacGGCCTGCCCCTGTACCCTTCGGTCGATCCACCATGCCTCGAATCCCCTTGGGCTGAAGCCCATGCCTGGTCTTGACTGGTCCATAGCCTCAACGCCTGTCCAAAAGAACGCCATGTCTCTCCCGTCCCAACTGGACCGATCTATCCAGCTCTCCATCCTCCGGTCCGACCTCCAGCCCATCCGTCTCCAGTCGTTCTGGGATCACCGCCGTTCTTTGCAGCCGTGCTTATTGCTTTTTGCCTCCTTTCCGTATCCAGCACGATCCAGCTCCAGTCGTTCTCTACGCTCGGTACATTCTGCCCGTGGGCCCTGCCTGTCACTACGTTCTGTCCCCCATCACATCTTTCGGCCTGTCTTGGGTATTATAAGAcccggcctcgtccagcctCACAATCCCATTCTACTCCCCATCCTCTCGGACCAGCACGTCTTCTCACATTCCTTCAGTGAGCTTGAAAGAGTTTTTGTCGTTTCGACACCTTACCTTCTCTCAcctcttcttcaacaagGCTAGTCCTTGGCTCTTTTCTACCAACCTTCCATCCACTCCAACTCGCCTGGTGCACTTCCATCCTTTCCGGAACAACGAAACGAAACTTCGAGACCCATCGACTATCCAATTCTCAACCTTCTCTCCAAACACTTTGTTGAAACAACCCGCTACGTCCAAGCTCCCTAGCAGACAAAGCGAGAAGACACTGTAAGTACTTAAAGGAATGTTACAGCATAAGAACCCCGCCCGGTCTGGGCTACTTTGTCCGATTCGGTGCCTTTGTTTAACATCACGGCCCGTGTCGTATCACCCACAATGTCATTCTTCGGCGGACTGGTCACACCGGGCTTGTTACCGGCGTGGCTGGTCGCTTCGAGTCGGGCCTGCTGAGGAACATATGCGCTCTTGTCGAGAAGATGCTGGACCTTATCGAGGATCAGGTTGACAGTTTAAATCGAGTACTAACATGGGTTTAAAAGTGTCACTCAACCCAACTCACAGTCCCAACGACACCGACACGATACTGAGATTCTACGTCTGGAACGTTTGGATTCTCACTTCACAACCCCAACCCACACCCACAACACCTACAAAGCACTCAAGATGTACACCAAAGCAATCATCGCCTTCGGCCTGGCCTCTGTTGCCAGCGCCCACATGAAGATGAGCTCTCCTGCGCCATATGACGCTGCCAACTTGGACAACAGCCCTCTTGAGGCTGATGGCAGCAACTTCCCCTGCAAAGGCAGCAGCTATAACGCCGCTGGCGCTTCGAACGTCTACGCCCAGGGTGCCTCAGGCGAGCTTGCTTTCATCGGTTCCGCCGTCCACGGCGGCGGATCCTGCCAAGTCTCTATCACCTATGACGCGAAACCGAACAAGAACAGTGTCTGGAAGGTCATCAAGTCCATCGAGGGAGGCTGCCCTGCCAAGAACGCCGAGGGCAATCTTGGTGACAACGCCAACCAGGTCAACCAAGACAAGTATGACTTTACCATCCCCGAAGATATGCCTGCCGGCAATGGCACCATTGCCTGGACTTGGTTCAACAGGATTGGCAACCGTGAAATGTACATGAACTGCGGGCCGGTTACCATCACTGGCTCTGAGGGTTCCAAGGAGTCGTACAATGCTCTTCCTGACATGTtcgtcgccaacatcaacgGTTGCATGCTTGAGGAAGGCACCAACGTTCAGTTTCCCAACCCTGGCAACTCTGTCGACAAGTTCGCCTCCAAATTGACGGCACCTACGTGTGGTGGCGGCTCCGGTGGCGGCTCCGGTGGCGGCGCGACTGGTTCTCCCATCCCCACGAGCACTGCTGGCAACGGAGgtggcaacggcggcgcgccgACTGTCGCTCCCACGTCTGCCCCAGTCGCGTCCTCCAAGCCCTCCGCGTCCAAGCCTACCGCCGGCGCCTCTCTTCCCGGCGGTGTCTTTATCACCGTTCCAGCCAACAACGGTGGCGTCTCCGCGACTCccactgccactgccactgcctctgcctctgcctccaAGGCACCTGCAGTCACTCCTAGCGCTGCCCCCTCCGCTGCCCCCTCCGGCACTGACGGCGGATCCGGTTCCGGCTCTGGCAATGGTACCGACACTCCTTCAACTGGCGCTGGTGCCCAGACTGTTGGTTCCCCATGCGCCAACGAGGGCGCGTGGAACTGTGTCGGTGGCAGCTCCTTCCAACGCTGCGCCAGTGGCACCTGGTCATCCATTCAGccgctcgccggcggcatgaCTTGCACCGCCGGCATGGGCTCTGAACTCAACATGGTTGTGACCCGAAACGGTCGCAAGCGTGCCCTGCACCAGCGCTCCCTTCGATTCCGTTCCGCCTAAGCTGGTCGATGGTGGACCCTTTTTTATAACGACACGGAATGGCATTTTGGGATATGATACCTCGGCTGGCATTGGACAGAGTCATGATAAACACGGTACGGCGATCACATTGCGGCGTTTTCTTGTCTATTTTCTCAAACATTTACAACAATCTTTTGTATATACATTGTACACATTTGCATGGCCAATGGGGCATTAGACCCCTCCACTATGAGATCAAAAGGAGGTGTGATATCGTCAATAGCAATCTGCAATCATTAAGAAATCTTCATTTCCAGCGCGCTTTCATGTGACCCAGTGATGGGAATTTGCCCGAGCTCAGTCATCATATCACTTCTATGACACAGAGAGCACCGAGCTTGTGTTAAGTCAAAGCGTTATCGGGACTGGCCACTGACGGCCGAGAGTCCTACAATCTGATGTTGCCCCTTGTATACGACAGGCCGGGAAGGTCCTTGGAAGGACCTACTCAGCGGGGTTTGGAGTATGGGAAACATGGAGTTTGACACAACTCAAACCTTGCTCGGGGTATCGAAATCAGCATTTCTCCCATGCACATGACAGAGCGTTAGGAGGTATAAATGTCGAATGGGAAATGTTCCTTGTCGAGCTGAAAGACTGACACATACTATTTCGGACGAAGACTCGCGCATGGACGGGGTTGATACAAAAAGAGAAACGCATCCAGCTGAGGTTGTACCGCGTCAAGTGACATGTTGCTTGATTTATTGTTCCCGTAGCGATTCTTCACTCGGATTTTGTGCCATTGTTCTCTCCAAACGGAAAAATGTTCTACATGCAACACAGTGCTTCGTTCAAAAACGCGAACCCGAATGCCCGAACCCATCCAAAGCCCTATTTGCCTTTTACCGAGAAAACGTGAACCATGGTGATGGGGTAGGCCTGTCTAGAGCCATGTATCCCCCCGGCCCGCCCTCCGTCGGCCCAGGACCCGTCTCAGTAATCCAGTTCTCGGTTCTGTATCGCCTCTCCTTAGCGCAGAGAGGTTTACCGGCACAACGAACGGGTCTATCTCAATACCTACATGTGCAcgcccgtcgtcaccgacaTACCGTCCAAAGCTGAAGGTGGCGCCCTTGAGACTGTCCGGCCCGTCGTACTCTCGGACCGCGCGGCTGGGGGCCATGTAGGCCAGGACCGAGCcgatcgtcgtcggcatccgCGGAAGAAAGTGCGTGATGGTGAATCCGTAGAGGACtaccgcgacggcgacgttgagGGCGAGGACCGAGATGCTGATGACGAGAGCGCTGCTGTCCATGAAGATTCGAATGTCTGTCTTGCGGCAGGTACCGGAGATCCTGACTGGCTCCGTGAAGGTATTGAAGAACTGGGGGTTCAAATGGAGCATGATAGCCCACAGCTGGCGATAGATGGATTCGATGGACggaagaagggcgaggggaTCGGGCTTTTCGAGGGGATCGAGTATGTTGTTGGCATTGTCTGGATGAATCTTGAGAAGATAATTCATGAACTCGCGTGAGAGGCTATCATTGTGCCAGCGAACAGGCATTCCGTCGCCAAGTATATAGTTCAAATACGTTGATATGAcgtcggtgttgttggtggtgagAGGGTCGTCAAGCGTGGCCGAGGGTTCGGATGCATGATCGGCTCGGAGAACATAGCCCTGTCGGTCGACCGTGACGTCGAAGAGGCTAGTAGTAAATATCGGTTCGCACACAACATGCCAGGTTTCAATCTCGCCGTCAACCTTAGTTATACTCGGTGTTCGAGACCAGCTGAGAACCAGAGGAACCTCACAAGGTGTGCGAGAACCCCGCCGGTGGAAGGATCTGACAACCTCGGCGGTACCATGTCCAGTGGGCTCTCCAGTAAACGACCGATTGAGAGTCAAGTCATTTTCCTGGAATGTTGTCGGGCAGCTGGGGACAGGCTCTCCATtgcgtgtgtatgtgtagTTCAGGACCGGGCCAGTGCCTATGCTTCTTATAGTGTCGGCAACAAAACAGGAGGGGCGAACTCCAAACCCTCGTGTTCGAACGGTGAGCTCTTCTGCCTCGGCTTCCTGGCCTGGAACGCTAGTAAAGGGCTGGAAGAAGTAGTCTTTGTTGACCCACGGTGGCAGAGTCGTGCCTTGAGATATGTTGTTCATAACAATGTAGAACGGTGACTCGTATGCAATACTGCGGGCGAAGGAAAGCTGACTATCAATGCTCATGACCGAATCATTGTTGAAAGACGGCCTCATCGTCTGCTGCACCTCGCAGGTGGTGTTGATAGTGGCGGGCTTTTCGTTGAAGAGACCAccaaggccgacggcgagaagaTTCGAAAGAAGAGCCAATAGGcagatggcgacgaggaccaGATGGCCGGATTTGGCCGCACGCCATATCACAAGCTGCGGTGGCACTGAGGTGTATCTCGCATTGATCGAGCTGTTAGCTGACCGCTGGCCGTTCCAGAGGTCCTTGAAGGGTTGAATGATGCACAGTAACCGATTCACGAGGACCCAAAACGGCTCGAGCAAGGTTGCGAACATGGTGGGGATGTAATTCTCCAAGATTTGGAGGACTTCGAAATTGGTAGTTGGCCGGATGAGTCCTGTATAGGCGTCAGCAACATACAAATGGGCTCCCGCAAAAGCGACTCGCCTCCGACGCGTTGTTCTTCCAATTTCAAGTAGACAAGAGCAGCAATGGCCGTTGTCATAGTGAGAATTACCATCGCGCCAACTTCTTTCCTTAGAGCAAGAGGCTTGATAGGCGAATAGTGGCCTTGGGAAAGTCCAATGTCTGAATCGGGAATACTAATGCGTTGACTCTCACAGAATTCTTCGCGGATGTCGACTACCTTGATAATCGTTTCCTTGAATCGGGTTTGACAACCGCAAACAAGCTGGAACCTCTTGTCTTGAAATGCCTCGCGCAGATTCTCATCGGTTAGGCAACCTTTTCCAGCAAATTTGTCCAGTAGTTTCGAGCTGTTCTGGCAGATGCTGATAAGCGACCCCAAGGATGCTG from Colletotrichum higginsianum IMI 349063 chromosome 3, whole genome shotgun sequence includes the following:
- a CDS encoding Endoglucanase, with the protein product MYTKAIIAFGLASVASAHMKMSSPAPYDAANLDNSPLEADGSNFPCKGSSYNAAGASNVYAQGASGELAFIGSAVHGGGSCQVSITYDAKPNKNSVWKVIKSIEGGCPAKNAEGNLGDNANQVNQDKYDFTIPEDMPAGNGTIAWTWFNRIGNREMYMNCGPVTITGSEGSKESYNALPDMFVANINGCMLEEGTNVQFPNPGNSVDKFASKLTAPTCGGGSGGGSGGGATGSPIPTSTAGNGGGNGGAPTVAPTSAPVASSKPSASKPTAGASLPGGVFITVPANNGGVSATPTATATASASASKAPAVTPSAAPSAAPSGTDGGSGSGSGNGTDTPSTGAGAQTVGSPCANEGAWNCVGGSSFQRCASGTWSSIQPLAGGMTCTAGMGSELNMVVTRNGRKRALHQRSLRFRSA
- a CDS encoding Phosphoribosylaminoimidazole-succinocarboxamide synthase; translated protein: MTLSATVLFSFAFASFILAIIIEILAQQSEKKGGFALSKSADDIPAFANFCFLFVPTIVAVIYSLLWSWIDLDVKRTQPWLEMSKPDGTTAERSVFLDYPYDFIAFVPLKAARRRHWAVFYGGTVMVMIFWLITPLQSAILGSGPVDIRRQVVVSAPKVIRPASEQIGIVDQSILNEGYAITWLNQQLPPYTTANYTLLPFVVDSDLTRAASTNWTGSTTKYWTELDCWPATFTPRGPGYDFLDGRGCNATELVPYNGEATPHDPYKMQYYGYHPSDWADYWLSQTCSKAAAHQFLAIWARKKEKMDVSAVFCEASYFKQQVNATVSSVAQIPIEGSIVPTGPREVLLPTEFNSSSFEHLLGAGVSVVEMQVKREYPFGHLLEQHPQIKRFGLRWPSSPLVGFAVGLQSVTTLDVFEDDQILGQAFTKTHRLMFSLGLRRVLTNASSETATMGFLDFERHGIVVSRLYSAIVESLLVVVGIFTILLWWHGMRAPSRLAMDPASLGSLISICQNSSKLLDKFAGKGCLTDENLREAFQDKRFQLVCGCQTRFKETIIKVVDIREEFCESQRISIPDSDIGLSQGHYSPIKPLALRKEVGAMVILTMTTAIAALVYLKLEEQRVGGESLLREPIFLQILENYIPTMFATLLEPFWVLVNRLLCIIQPFKDLWNGQRSANSSINARYTSVPPQLVIWRAAKSGHLVLVAICLLALLSNLLAVGLGGLFNEKPATINTTCEVQQTMRPSFNNDSVMSIDSQLSFARSIAYESPFYIVMNNISQGTTLPPWVNKDYFFQPFTSVPGQEAEAEELTVRTRGFGVRPSCFVADTIRSIGTGPVLNYTYTRNGEPVPSCPTTFQENDLTLNRSFTGEPTGHGTAEVVRSFHRRGSRTPCEVPLVLSWSRTPSITKVDGEIETWHVVCEPIFTTSLFDVTVDRQGYVLRADHASEPSATLDDPLTTNNTDVISTYLNYILGDGMPVRWHNDSLSREFMNYLLKIHPDNANNILDPLEKPDPLALLPSIESIYRQLWAIMLHLNPQFFNTFTEPVRISGTCRKTDIRIFMDSSALVISISVLALNVAVAVVLYGFTITHFLPRMPTTIGSVLAYMAPSRAVREYDGPDSLKGATFSFGRYVGDDGRAHNRELDY